One stretch of Argiope bruennichi chromosome 3, qqArgBrue1.1, whole genome shotgun sequence DNA includes these proteins:
- the LOC129964137 gene encoding elongation of very long chain fatty acids protein 7-like, with translation MWLEKIHEFLYISDYKIILKNPTVAVSIITAYLSFIFLVGPAFMKNRKPYTLRKTLIIYNFLQSALNAYVTYEALFDLWVKWDLRCKIKDNPNFEEILQDALVYFWHYYLLKYVDLLDTVFFVLRKKKSQITFLHVIHHAGMVLIINWGWQHFREAAAYYIVICLIMNTSVHVIMYFYYGLAACGPNVRKYLWWKKYLTLVQIVQIFCMLFYLATAFLTGCEEFRIYEKMTFSFFALNFFLFINFYQKNKKE, from the exons atgtggtTAGAAAAAATACACGAATTTCTTTACATCTCag ATTAcaaaattatccttaaaaatcCCACAGTAGCAGTTTCAATTATAACTGCGTATctcagttttatatttttggtcGGGCCTGCTTTTATGAAGAATCGCAAACCTTATACCCTAAGGAAAAcgttgataatttataattttctgcaaTCTGCTTTGAATGCTTATGTCACATACGAA gcTCTCTTTGATCTGTGGGTAAAATGGGATCTCCgttgtaaaataaaagataatccaAATTTCGAGGAGATTcttcag GATGCACTCGTATATTTCTGGCattattatttgctaaaataCGTTGATCTTCTGGATACA GTTTTCTTTGTTCTTCGTAAGAAGAAAAGTCAAATAACGTTCCTGCACGTAATTCATCATGCCGGAATGGTCCTCATAATAAATTGGGGGTGGCAGCATTTTAGAGAAGCTGCAG CTTATTACATCGTAATCTGCTTAATTATGAATACTTCTGTGCATGTCATCATGTATTTCTACTATGGACTTGCAGCCTGTGGGCCAAATGTGAGAAAATATTTGTGgtggaaaaaatatttgactcTAGTGCAGATA gttcaaatattttgcatgttGTTTTACTTAGCAACGGCATTCTTGACAGGATGTGAGGAATTCAGAATATATGAGAAgatgacattttcattttttgctttgaacttttttctctttattaatttttatcagaaaaataaaaaagagtaa